A window of the Cystobacter fuscus genome harbors these coding sequences:
- a CDS encoding nucleotidyltransferase family protein, whose protein sequence is MAISLLDTFRVLSSFDPPRGSLRGAPWEQYVDWAIAQGLAPLASYNLEYRLPGSGAPEWARDRLLSIYSGSVNDNVMKLVNFKQCVDELEGRQLLLIGAASFADALYPHVGFRPVLEIQVLLRRMDVEGFTGYLAQHEFRPEPDEPLHGAQKVLSDTRTPIFLYADVLGSQRQAELRGVFERARPLKMYGPSLFRPDLEDALLLVCLEHAREGYQVPWLSFVDLRELVLGAPSMGGVYSRPLDVAALLERARAWRLERALYTSLSIVSRLFPETAALVAPALPPLRRATRELLDRLVVLPSSEPGKMSHARGSDRLRRLLTGQ, encoded by the coding sequence ATGGCCATCAGTCTCCTCGACACCTTCCGCGTCCTCTCCTCGTTCGACCCGCCTCGGGGCTCGCTGCGCGGGGCGCCCTGGGAGCAATACGTCGACTGGGCCATCGCCCAGGGACTGGCGCCGCTGGCGTCCTACAACCTCGAGTACCGCCTGCCCGGCTCGGGGGCTCCCGAGTGGGCGAGGGATCGGCTGCTGAGCATCTATTCGGGCTCGGTCAACGACAACGTCATGAAGCTCGTCAACTTCAAGCAGTGCGTGGACGAGCTCGAGGGCCGCCAGCTCCTGTTGATCGGCGCCGCGTCCTTCGCCGACGCGCTCTACCCCCACGTGGGCTTCCGCCCCGTGCTGGAGATCCAGGTGCTGCTGCGGCGCATGGACGTGGAGGGCTTCACCGGCTACCTCGCCCAGCACGAGTTCCGCCCCGAGCCCGACGAGCCGCTCCACGGCGCCCAGAAGGTGCTGTCGGATACCCGCACCCCCATCTTCCTCTACGCCGACGTGCTCGGCTCCCAGCGCCAGGCCGAGCTGCGGGGCGTCTTCGAGCGCGCCAGGCCCCTGAAGATGTACGGCCCGTCGTTGTTCCGTCCGGACCTGGAGGACGCGCTGCTGCTGGTGTGTCTGGAGCATGCGCGCGAGGGCTACCAGGTGCCCTGGTTGTCCTTCGTGGACCTGCGCGAGCTGGTGCTGGGGGCGCCGTCGATGGGCGGCGTCTACTCGCGTCCCCTGGACGTGGCGGCGCTGCTGGAGCGGGCCCGCGCGTGGCGGCTGGAGCGGGCCCTCTACACCTCGCTGTCCATCGTCTCGCGGCTCTTCCCCGAGACGGCCGCCCTCGTCGCGCCCGCTCTCCCACCCCTGCGCCGGGCGACCCGGGAGCTGCTCGATCGGCTCGTCGTCCTTCCCTCCAGTGAACCCGGAAAGATGAGCCATGCGCGGGGGTCGGATCGCCTGCGCCGGCTGCTGACCGGCCAGTGA
- a CDS encoding P-II family nitrogen regulator: MKKIEAIIKPFKLDDVKDALHEVGVHGLTAVEVKGFGRQKGHTELYKGAEYVVDFLPKVKVEVVVDDDLAERVVDAIVRAARSGTEGKIGDGKIFVIPVDEAVRIRTGERGSDAL, encoded by the coding sequence ATGAAGAAGATCGAAGCCATCATCAAGCCGTTCAAGCTCGACGACGTGAAGGACGCGCTGCACGAGGTGGGAGTGCACGGCCTCACCGCGGTGGAAGTGAAGGGGTTCGGCCGGCAGAAGGGCCACACGGAGCTCTACAAGGGCGCCGAGTACGTGGTGGACTTCCTGCCCAAGGTGAAGGTGGAAGTGGTGGTGGACGACGACCTGGCCGAGCGCGTGGTGGACGCCATCGTGCGCGCGGCGCGCTCCGGCACGGAAGGGAAGATCGGCGACGGGAAGATCTTCGTCATCCCCGTGGACGAGGCCGTGCGCATCCGCACGGGGGAACGCGGCAGCGACGCGCTGTGA
- the mfd gene encoding transcription-repair coupling factor yields the protein MDTPFTQKLDAEGLRAPPVAGDPVARVVELLRPGQRVRTQGLQGAARGHALARLLRTLKAPLVCIAPDEEAADALAHDLAFFLGGPGTPREPRVLRLPADEILPYDELSPDADVVADRLGALFHLNQGTRFPALVLSLRGLLRKVLPPKVMKELSERLSVGQDFDRDELARKLANMGYQSSPLVEDLGTFSVRGGLVDIFGPLHDKPIRIEFFGDTIESIRVFDPETQRTVDSLKEIILLPAREVIFSEQTRGHAEAAARAVADRINLPTTKLREQLDALHEGLPGFGLEGLLPGFFPGGLGTVFDYLAQWSAEPLFYLDDPLSLERAAEDLWADLARASQSANERQELTLPPEEHFLTREQAEQRLRAFRVMEGGGLSLSQGEPPVLFPYGTTQDVREAILAHHGEEGALTPLIERLQRWRDNHIPCAVACGTLSQADRLKRLLLDRNVMVRVHTEPLADAARLYDPAISAHLFTLEVSHGFVDPGAGGFALLSDEEIFGARSRRRARRSKSLDAFAAGFKDLKEGDLIVHTDFGIGRYQGLTKMQVNNVPGDFLVLEYAGKDKIYLPVGRMRLIQKFTGGDPAQVTLDKLGTTSWEKTKKKVKEQLLKMAAELLNIAAARRAHPGHAFTPPDRYFAQFEADFEFEETPDQAKAIEDVLADMQKSEPMDRLVCGDVGYGKTEVAMRAAFKATLDRKQVAVLVPTTVLAQQHYLSFKKRFKDYPVTVEVISGLKKPAEVRELLKRAKEGKVDVLIGTHKLLGGDVAFKDLGLLVVDEEQRFGVKHKEQIKRLRSQVDVLTLSATPIPRTLHMAMSGVREMSIIATPPQDRRAIRTFVMKYDPATIKEAIEREIARGGQVFFVHNRVESLPATETRLRELVPQVSIGVAHGQMGEGQLEKVMLDFTEKKYQVLLCTSIIESGIDISSANTMIVDRADTFGLAQLYQLRGRVGRSRERAYAYLLVPARKTVTKDAQRRLEVLQRFTELGAGFSIASHDLEIRGAGNLLGAEQSGSISAIGFDMYAQLLEEAVSEVRGEPPQVSIEPEVTLPMAALIPDDYVADVHQRLVFYKRFSQAGTPDEVQDLRSELVDRFGEAPDEVDNLCEQALVKIDMRELRLRGLEGGPGRLSVILGGDALLDGAKLLALVQKSKGYYRLTPDMKLLVKLGAEVKGPALIAEAKKVMRDLFTCAQPQH from the coding sequence ATGGACACTCCTTTTACCCAGAAGCTTGATGCGGAGGGCCTCCGAGCGCCTCCAGTGGCCGGTGACCCCGTGGCGCGCGTCGTGGAGCTGCTGCGCCCCGGCCAGCGCGTCCGTACCCAGGGACTGCAGGGGGCGGCTCGCGGCCATGCGCTCGCCCGGCTGCTACGTACCCTCAAGGCGCCCCTGGTGTGCATCGCTCCCGACGAGGAGGCCGCGGACGCCCTCGCCCACGATCTCGCCTTCTTCCTGGGAGGCCCGGGCACGCCCCGCGAGCCCCGCGTCCTGCGGCTCCCCGCGGACGAGATCCTCCCCTACGACGAGCTGTCCCCGGACGCGGACGTCGTCGCGGACCGGCTCGGCGCGCTCTTCCACCTGAACCAGGGCACGCGCTTTCCCGCGCTCGTGCTGTCCCTGCGCGGGCTCTTGCGCAAGGTGCTGCCCCCCAAGGTGATGAAGGAGCTGTCCGAGCGGCTGTCCGTGGGTCAGGACTTCGATCGCGACGAGCTGGCGCGCAAGCTCGCCAACATGGGCTACCAGTCCAGCCCCCTCGTCGAGGACCTGGGCACGTTCTCCGTGCGCGGCGGCCTCGTCGATATCTTCGGCCCGCTCCACGACAAGCCCATCCGCATCGAGTTCTTCGGCGACACCATCGAGTCCATCCGCGTCTTCGATCCGGAGACCCAGCGCACCGTGGACTCGCTCAAGGAGATCATCCTCCTGCCCGCGCGCGAGGTCATCTTCTCCGAGCAGACGCGCGGACACGCCGAGGCGGCCGCGCGCGCCGTGGCCGATCGCATCAACCTGCCCACCACGAAGCTGCGCGAGCAGCTCGACGCCCTCCACGAGGGACTGCCCGGCTTCGGGCTCGAGGGGCTCCTGCCCGGCTTCTTCCCGGGAGGACTCGGCACCGTCTTCGACTACCTGGCGCAGTGGAGCGCCGAACCGCTCTTCTACCTGGATGATCCGCTGAGCCTCGAGCGCGCCGCCGAGGACCTGTGGGCCGACCTCGCGCGCGCGTCCCAGTCCGCCAACGAGCGCCAGGAGCTCACCCTGCCCCCCGAGGAGCACTTCCTCACCCGGGAGCAGGCCGAGCAGCGGCTGCGCGCCTTCCGGGTAATGGAGGGCGGAGGCCTGTCGCTCTCCCAGGGCGAGCCCCCCGTGCTCTTCCCCTACGGCACGACGCAGGACGTGCGCGAGGCCATCCTGGCGCACCACGGAGAGGAGGGCGCGCTCACCCCGCTCATCGAACGGCTCCAGCGCTGGAGAGACAACCACATCCCCTGCGCCGTGGCGTGCGGCACTCTGAGCCAGGCGGACCGGCTCAAGCGCCTGCTGCTCGACCGCAACGTCATGGTGCGCGTGCACACCGAGCCGCTCGCGGACGCCGCCCGGCTCTACGATCCCGCCATCTCCGCCCATCTCTTCACGCTCGAGGTGAGCCACGGCTTCGTGGACCCGGGAGCCGGGGGCTTCGCGCTGCTGTCGGACGAAGAGATTTTTGGAGCCCGCTCGCGCCGCCGTGCGCGGCGCTCCAAGAGCCTGGATGCCTTCGCCGCGGGCTTCAAGGATCTCAAGGAAGGCGACCTCATCGTCCACACCGACTTCGGCATCGGGCGCTACCAGGGCCTGACGAAGATGCAGGTGAACAACGTGCCCGGGGACTTCCTCGTGCTCGAGTACGCGGGCAAGGACAAGATCTACCTGCCCGTGGGGCGCATGCGGCTCATCCAGAAGTTCACCGGAGGCGACCCCGCCCAGGTGACGCTGGACAAGCTGGGCACCACGTCCTGGGAGAAGACGAAGAAGAAGGTCAAGGAGCAGCTGCTCAAGATGGCGGCGGAGCTGCTCAACATCGCGGCGGCGCGCCGAGCGCACCCGGGCCACGCCTTCACGCCGCCGGACCGTTACTTCGCCCAGTTCGAGGCGGACTTCGAGTTCGAGGAGACACCCGACCAGGCCAAGGCCATCGAGGACGTGCTCGCGGACATGCAGAAGAGCGAGCCGATGGACCGGCTGGTCTGCGGTGACGTGGGCTATGGCAAGACGGAGGTGGCCATGCGCGCCGCCTTCAAGGCCACGTTGGATCGCAAGCAGGTGGCGGTGCTGGTGCCCACCACGGTGCTGGCGCAGCAGCACTACCTGTCGTTCAAGAAGCGCTTCAAGGACTACCCCGTCACGGTGGAGGTCATCTCCGGCCTGAAGAAGCCCGCCGAGGTGCGAGAGCTGCTCAAGCGCGCCAAGGAGGGCAAGGTGGACGTCCTCATCGGCACGCACAAGCTCCTGGGCGGGGACGTGGCGTTCAAGGACCTGGGGCTCTTGGTGGTGGACGAGGAGCAGCGCTTCGGGGTGAAACACAAGGAGCAGATCAAGCGGCTGCGCTCGCAGGTGGACGTGCTGACGCTGTCGGCCACGCCCATTCCGCGCACGCTGCACATGGCGATGTCGGGCGTGCGGGAGATGAGCATCATCGCCACGCCGCCGCAGGACCGGCGCGCCATCCGCACCTTCGTGATGAAGTACGACCCGGCCACCATCAAGGAGGCCATCGAGCGGGAGATCGCCCGTGGCGGCCAGGTCTTCTTCGTGCACAACCGCGTGGAGTCACTGCCCGCCACCGAGACGCGGCTGCGCGAGCTGGTGCCGCAGGTGAGCATCGGCGTGGCGCACGGGCAGATGGGCGAGGGGCAGCTCGAGAAGGTGATGCTCGACTTCACCGAGAAGAAGTACCAGGTGCTGTTGTGCACGAGCATCATCGAGAGCGGCATCGACATCTCGAGCGCCAACACGATGATCGTCGACCGGGCGGACACGTTCGGGCTGGCGCAGCTCTACCAGTTGCGCGGACGCGTGGGGCGCTCGCGCGAGCGTGCCTATGCGTACCTGCTGGTGCCGGCGCGCAAGACGGTGACGAAGGACGCGCAGCGGCGGCTGGAGGTGCTGCAACGCTTCACCGAGCTGGGGGCGGGCTTCTCCATCGCCAGCCATGACCTGGAGATCCGCGGTGCGGGCAACCTGCTGGGTGCCGAGCAGTCGGGCTCCATCTCGGCCATCGGCTTCGACATGTATGCGCAGTTGCTCGAGGAGGCGGTGTCCGAGGTGCGGGGCGAGCCACCCCAGGTGAGCATCGAGCCCGAGGTGACGCTGCCCATGGCGGCGCTCATTCCGGACGACTACGTGGCGGACGTGCACCAGCGGCTGGTGTTCTACAAGCGCTTCAGCCAGGCGGGCACGCCAGACGAGGTACAGGACCTGCGCTCGGAGCTGGTGGACCGCTTCGGCGAGGCGCCGGACGAGGTGGACAATCTCTGCGAGCAGGCACTGGTGAAGATCGACATGCGCGAGCTGCGCTTGCGTGGGTTGGAAGGTGGACCGGGCCGACTGTCGGTGATTCTGGGCGGAGACGCGCTGCTGGATGGAGCGAAGCTGCTCGCGCTGGTGCAGAAATCCAAGGGCTACTACCGGCTCACTCCGGACATGAAGCTGCTGGTGAAGCTCGGCGCCGAGGTGAAGGGCCCCGCGCTCATCGCCGAGGCCAAGAAGGTGATGCGCGACCTCTTCACCTGCGCCCAGCCGCAGCATTAG
- a CDS encoding c-type cytochrome produces MKFRFALLMLSLAATAAQAQEDTVAETWTAKCKSCHGPDGKAQTQMGKKEAIQDLSLPSWQKSRTDAQIREVIAEGSHDNKKMKGYKDKLTPQQIDALVAYVRGFQKS; encoded by the coding sequence ATGAAGTTCCGGTTCGCCCTGTTGATGCTCTCCCTCGCGGCCACCGCCGCCCAGGCCCAGGAGGACACCGTCGCCGAGACGTGGACGGCCAAGTGCAAGTCCTGCCATGGCCCGGACGGCAAGGCGCAGACCCAGATGGGCAAGAAGGAGGCCATTCAGGACCTGTCCCTGCCCTCCTGGCAGAAATCCAGGACGGACGCGCAGATCCGCGAGGTCATCGCCGAGGGCTCTCACGACAACAAGAAGATGAAGGGCTACAAGGACAAGCTCACCCCTCAACAGATCGACGCCCTCGTGGCGTACGTCCGCGGGTTCCAGAAGAGCTGA
- a CDS encoding bifunctional glycosyltransferase/class I SAM-dependent methyltransferase — protein MSLSVSIVIPYTPQSAPAASRFARALAQRNETEVILVGDGPLDAPHAPNVQVIPGVAGKGVAIRTALDRVKGGITVLQDADGAYSLESCETLCRPIQEDRADAVFGNRAGTRMGASVLADRALGQVTRFVTDVPLADPLCGQRAFRTEALKSVALTSDDDAVDAEIVVKLAAQLYRLAEVPVGLDTPPHQPLASQWSRLRTLVRYATVRDDADNQHEGYTTLERMDGASNYNAWLGQRFREHLGRRVLEIGSGIGTITEKLEPGLELLIALEVDRFYVDRLKNKFRGRPHVRPYLSDVALADWEALKAERLDTIVLSNVLEHIPDDASAVRRFRQILPPGGRVLVLVPALPQLFGTIDEAVGHHRRYTKEGLIQVLEGNGFEVETLEWMNLVGVPGWFMNSRVMRRRSVPKLQLKVYDRFAPLFAKAESRVKLPVGMSLFAVARATGGAQ, from the coding sequence GTGAGCCTCTCCGTATCGATCGTCATCCCCTATACCCCCCAGTCCGCTCCGGCCGCGTCGCGCTTCGCGCGGGCGCTCGCCCAACGGAACGAGACCGAGGTCATCCTCGTGGGAGACGGCCCCCTGGACGCGCCGCACGCCCCCAACGTGCAGGTCATCCCGGGCGTGGCCGGCAAGGGAGTGGCCATCCGGACGGCGCTGGACCGGGTCAAGGGCGGCATCACGGTGCTCCAGGACGCGGATGGGGCCTACTCGCTGGAGTCCTGCGAGACGCTGTGCCGTCCCATCCAGGAGGATCGGGCGGACGCGGTGTTCGGCAACCGCGCGGGCACGAGGATGGGCGCGAGCGTGCTGGCGGACCGGGCGCTGGGCCAGGTCACCCGCTTCGTCACCGACGTGCCGCTCGCGGATCCCCTCTGTGGCCAGCGCGCCTTCCGCACCGAGGCGCTCAAGTCCGTGGCGCTCACCAGCGACGACGACGCGGTGGACGCGGAGATCGTGGTGAAGCTGGCGGCGCAGCTCTACCGGCTGGCGGAGGTGCCGGTGGGGTTGGACACGCCGCCGCACCAGCCCCTGGCGTCCCAGTGGTCGCGGCTGCGCACGCTCGTGCGCTACGCCACGGTGCGCGACGACGCGGACAACCAGCACGAGGGCTACACCACGCTCGAGCGCATGGACGGCGCCAGCAACTACAACGCGTGGCTCGGCCAGCGCTTCCGCGAGCACCTGGGCCGGCGAGTGCTGGAGATCGGCTCGGGCATCGGCACCATCACCGAGAAGCTGGAGCCGGGGCTGGAGCTGCTCATCGCGCTCGAGGTGGACCGCTTCTACGTGGACCGGCTGAAGAACAAGTTCCGGGGCCGCCCCCATGTCCGGCCCTACCTGTCGGACGTGGCGCTGGCCGACTGGGAGGCGTTGAAGGCCGAGCGGCTGGACACCATCGTGCTGTCCAACGTGCTGGAGCACATCCCCGACGACGCCTCGGCGGTGCGCCGCTTCCGGCAGATCCTCCCGCCGGGAGGCCGCGTGCTGGTGCTCGTGCCGGCGCTGCCGCAACTCTTCGGCACCATCGACGAGGCGGTGGGCCACCACCGCCGGTACACGAAGGAGGGGCTGATCCAGGTGCTGGAGGGCAACGGCTTCGAGGTGGAGACGTTGGAGTGGATGAACCTGGTGGGTGTTCCCGGCTGGTTCATGAACAGCCGGGTAATGCGTCGTCGTTCGGTGCCCAAGTTGCAGCTCAAGGTCTATGATCGGTTCGCCCCGCTGTTCGCCAAGGCAGAGAGCCGGGTGAAGCTGCCCGTGGGAATGAGCCTCTTCGCCGTGGCGCGGGCCACGGGAGGTGCGCAATGA
- a CDS encoding DUF418 domain-containing protein → MNPPPSPALADEARPIDTNERLVLLDVLRGFALGGVFVSNVFGWFSGRAFVSREQLQAAQDTGPWWDALAIHGVAALVNGRFMTLFSFLFGLGFSVQLLRAEARGASIVPLYTRRLCVLFLIGAVHLLGVWYGDILTTYAPVGLLLLLFRGRSDKELLVWATLLILVLPMGVAAGMQWLSGPEPAAGTEAARVLKEQAAATRAERMDTFLHGSYPDVVRAHARFFFGEFVGRLPPMLCALFGRFLLGFLAGRRRLFHEVSRHLPFFRSLLRWSLVVGALGTIATLGAQYLLRQKLLDSQGLSQYYLRPVRQLGELGLAAFYASGLVLLFQREGWRRRLRVLAPVGRMALTNYLGQSVLGLLMYYGFGLGLMGRVGPAASIALTLTVFAVQVAFSHAWLARFRFGPAEWLWRSLTYGKAQPFRQDKGVVAPSP, encoded by the coding sequence ATGAACCCACCCCCCTCCCCCGCCCTCGCGGACGAGGCCCGGCCCATCGACACCAACGAGCGGCTCGTCCTGCTGGACGTGCTGCGCGGCTTCGCGCTGGGTGGCGTCTTCGTGTCCAACGTCTTCGGGTGGTTCAGCGGCCGCGCCTTCGTGTCGCGAGAACAGCTCCAGGCCGCCCAGGACACGGGGCCCTGGTGGGACGCGCTCGCCATCCACGGCGTCGCGGCCCTGGTCAACGGCCGGTTCATGACCCTGTTCTCGTTCCTGTTCGGACTGGGCTTCTCCGTGCAGTTGCTCCGGGCCGAGGCGCGCGGAGCCTCCATCGTCCCGCTCTACACGCGGCGGCTGTGTGTGCTGTTCCTCATCGGCGCCGTGCACCTGCTGGGGGTCTGGTACGGCGACATCCTCACCACCTACGCGCCCGTGGGCCTGCTGCTGCTGCTGTTCCGAGGACGCTCGGACAAGGAGCTGCTCGTCTGGGCCACCCTGCTCATCCTCGTACTCCCCATGGGCGTGGCCGCCGGCATGCAGTGGCTGTCCGGGCCGGAACCCGCGGCGGGGACGGAGGCGGCCCGGGTGCTGAAGGAACAGGCAGCCGCGACCCGGGCCGAGCGGATGGACACCTTCCTGCACGGCTCCTACCCGGACGTGGTGCGCGCCCATGCCCGGTTCTTCTTCGGCGAGTTCGTCGGGAGGCTGCCGCCCATGCTGTGTGCCCTCTTCGGCCGGTTCCTGCTGGGCTTCCTCGCCGGGCGGCGTCGCCTCTTCCACGAGGTGTCCCGGCACCTGCCGTTCTTCCGCTCGCTGTTGCGCTGGAGCCTCGTCGTGGGAGCGCTCGGCACGATCGCCACGCTCGGGGCGCAGTACCTGCTCCGCCAGAAGCTGCTGGATTCGCAGGGGCTGTCCCAGTACTACCTGCGCCCGGTGCGCCAGCTCGGCGAGCTGGGACTCGCCGCCTTCTATGCCTCGGGCCTGGTGCTCCTCTTCCAGCGCGAGGGGTGGCGGCGACGGCTGCGGGTGCTCGCCCCCGTGGGCCGTATGGCCCTGACGAACTACCTCGGCCAGAGCGTGCTCGGCCTCCTGATGTACTACGGCTTCGGCCTGGGACTCATGGGCCGGGTGGGCCCCGCGGCGAGCATCGCACTCACCCTGACCGTCTTCGCGGTGCAGGTGGCCTTCAGCCATGCGTGGCTCGCCCGCTTCCGCTTCGGTCCGGCCGAGTGGCTGTGGCGCTCGCTGACGTACGGCAAGGCCCAGCCCTTCCGCCAGGACAAGGGCGTGGTGGCTCCCAGCCCTTGA
- a CDS encoding type II toxin-antitoxin system VapC family toxin: protein MKNRVMTAMNSPEARIRAGEVSLALDTNAMFGAGRRLTELCNRVNQLNAGPRGLNLRLCVPAIVHMEMLLDIRQKLSKRGMRYDASVVDQGLQDKGLHVVAFEKRHSERSAERIAGKFPDIDAWREAKRLRYVKSLGLTDSEELKKRGKRYSATVDWLIAAQASQEEWILVTNDKGDEFAGMELIMSLNALEELLDELIEHRRTKGTL, encoded by the coding sequence ATGAAGAACCGGGTGATGACGGCGATGAACAGTCCTGAAGCGCGTATCCGTGCAGGCGAAGTCTCCCTTGCTCTCGACACAAACGCAATGTTTGGGGCAGGAAGGCGCCTGACTGAACTCTGCAATCGCGTCAATCAACTCAATGCAGGTCCGAGAGGGCTCAACCTTCGTTTATGCGTACCGGCCATCGTTCACATGGAGATGCTTCTCGACATCCGGCAAAAACTCTCTAAGAGGGGCATGCGCTATGATGCTTCCGTGGTTGATCAAGGCCTTCAGGACAAGGGACTTCACGTTGTCGCTTTCGAGAAGCGTCATTCCGAGCGCTCCGCCGAACGGATCGCCGGGAAATTTCCCGACATTGATGCTTGGCGTGAGGCGAAGCGATTGCGCTACGTTAAGAGTCTCGGGCTGACGGATTCGGAGGAACTCAAGAAGAGAGGTAAGCGCTACAGCGCGACCGTCGACTGGCTTATCGCCGCCCAAGCATCCCAAGAAGAGTGGATCTTGGTGACGAATGACAAGGGAGATGAATTCGCTGGTATGGAGTTGATAATGTCGCTCAACGCACTTGAAGAACTCTTGGATGAACTTATCGAGCACAGGAGGACGAAGGGCACGTTATGA
- a CDS encoding ATP-binding protein, producing MKLEELGPINVIHGPNNVGKSNLLQAIQVFFALVGTRLGDWLPVGELSVDVSTRLKEMGFEPTEIFNLESPKPITLKTVIETDEDELLRAGLETEADTHQASIEIELRREVGNVLFSLKSFVLDDYFDVVSFKLRVKQQGAHPAIPTRDFLRQFLSFLTWNPLFQKQQIERFALIDVERLPSSELALKLYDAKESPELEQARRWEKFLDAMSAFSDILGDGMFIAIYDRHKNKANLSYQTSFARMPLHLLGSGVQQCVSLVGLLLMTNATIVSIEEPELNLRYSLQERLRDVFKQKLVGVLGGPSQIFLTSHSPAFESGPFFYQMERTPKGPVVTKRKVEQARLAVGFPQEVTPPGMNAANCYLSTDGIVRVPERIRQVLGLPNGGGVMFLERENRVEMLSDEQFAMILDEEPGDDGDEQS from the coding sequence GTGAAACTGGAGGAACTGGGTCCCATCAACGTCATCCACGGGCCTAACAACGTGGGCAAGTCCAATCTGCTTCAGGCCATTCAGGTCTTTTTCGCGCTGGTAGGTACACGGCTTGGCGATTGGCTACCCGTCGGAGAACTGTCCGTAGATGTGAGCACCCGGCTTAAAGAAATGGGCTTTGAACCAACGGAGATTTTCAACCTTGAGAGCCCCAAGCCTATCACCTTGAAAACGGTGATTGAGACCGACGAGGACGAACTACTCAGGGCAGGTCTTGAGACGGAGGCAGATACTCATCAAGCAAGTATCGAAATAGAGCTTCGTAGAGAAGTCGGCAACGTATTATTCAGTTTGAAAAGCTTCGTGCTCGACGATTATTTCGATGTCGTGTCTTTCAAGCTCCGAGTCAAACAACAAGGCGCACACCCGGCCATCCCCACCAGGGATTTCCTCCGTCAGTTCTTGTCGTTTCTAACCTGGAATCCTTTGTTTCAAAAGCAGCAGATTGAACGCTTCGCCTTGATTGATGTGGAGCGGCTCCCAAGTTCAGAGCTTGCCCTCAAGCTCTATGATGCAAAGGAATCTCCAGAGCTTGAGCAGGCTCGGAGATGGGAAAAATTCCTGGACGCCATGAGTGCCTTTTCCGACATTCTTGGCGACGGCATGTTTATTGCCATTTACGACAGACATAAAAACAAGGCAAACCTATCCTATCAGACATCTTTTGCACGCATGCCCTTGCACCTGCTAGGCTCTGGCGTACAACAGTGTGTCTCATTGGTTGGCCTATTGCTGATGACCAATGCGACCATCGTTTCCATTGAAGAGCCAGAACTCAATCTCCGCTACTCGCTTCAGGAACGACTCCGGGATGTGTTCAAACAGAAGCTCGTGGGAGTTCTTGGTGGACCCAGCCAGATTTTCCTGACAAGCCACTCACCCGCGTTCGAGTCGGGTCCCTTTTTCTACCAGATGGAGCGCACTCCCAAGGGACCAGTAGTGACCAAGCGAAAGGTCGAGCAGGCGCGACTCGCCGTTGGCTTTCCACAAGAGGTTACTCCTCCTGGCATGAACGCGGCCAATTGTTACCTCTCGACGGATGGAATCGTCCGCGTGCCCGAGCGCATCCGTCAGGTGTTGGGCCTACCCAATGGTGGGGGGGTTATGTTTCTTGAGCGTGAAAATCGCGTCGAGATGCTCTCGGATGAGCAGTTCGCGATGATACTCGATGAAGAACCGGGTGATGACGGCGATGAACAGTCCTGA